A genomic region of Deltaproteobacteria bacterium contains the following coding sequences:
- a CDS encoding redoxin domain-containing protein yields MGVRFVFVPKFVVFAALFATAGVAAESHSFSNFEIGDTIPQAKLPTLAGKVAPLVDPKQKISVFFFVRPGQENSETVLEEIAKCETEFADRPVHWVGIVSDYYPKADSQAMVKKSGVKAPILIDKGDALYGKLGVRLHPVIGIASGDNKLLAYQPFRRINYCALVRARVQHALGDIDDAQLQAVLEPPKATQGGDVAVAKRNLKFAAMMRKAKKLDKALELAQKAIETAPEFAPAHAMVGDILAEQKKCEAAKPHLEKALSLDAEDEMAKAGMGTCGFGPAPEKAAAPEATPEPEKDAAPEATPEPEKDAAPEATPEPEKKATKAE; encoded by the coding sequence ATGGGAGTGCGCTTCGTGTTCGTGCCCAAGTTCGTCGTCTTCGCGGCCCTCTTCGCCACTGCTGGCGTCGCGGCCGAGAGCCACTCCTTCAGCAACTTCGAGATCGGAGACACGATCCCGCAGGCCAAGCTGCCGACCCTCGCCGGCAAGGTCGCGCCCCTCGTCGATCCGAAGCAGAAGATCTCCGTCTTCTTCTTCGTGCGCCCGGGGCAGGAGAACTCCGAGACGGTGCTGGAGGAGATCGCGAAGTGCGAGACCGAGTTCGCCGACCGCCCGGTTCATTGGGTGGGCATCGTCTCGGACTACTACCCGAAGGCCGACTCCCAGGCGATGGTGAAGAAGTCGGGGGTGAAGGCCCCGATCCTCATCGACAAGGGTGACGCCCTCTACGGCAAGCTCGGGGTCCGCCTGCACCCGGTCATCGGCATCGCCAGCGGCGACAACAAGCTGCTGGCCTATCAGCCCTTCCGCCGGATCAACTACTGTGCGCTGGTGCGCGCCCGGGTCCAGCACGCCCTGGGGGACATCGACGACGCCCAGCTGCAGGCCGTGCTCGAGCCGCCCAAGGCCACCCAGGGCGGCGACGTGGCCGTCGCCAAGCGCAACCTCAAGTTCGCCGCGATGATGCGCAAGGCCAAGAAGCTCGACAAGGCGCTCGAGCTGGCCCAGAAGGCCATCGAGACGGCGCCCGAGTTCGCCCCGGCCCACGCGATGGTCGGTGACATCCTGGCCGAGCAGAAGAAGTGCGAGGCCGCCAAGCCCCACCTGGAGAAGGCCCTCTCCCTCGACGCCGAGGACGAGATGGCGAAGGCGGGGATGGGCACCTGCGGCTTCGGCCCGGCCCCCGAGAAGGCAGCCGCTCCGGAGGCGACCCCGGAGCCCGAGAAGGACGCCGCCCCGGAGGCGACCCCGGAGCCCGAGAAGGACGCCGCCCCGGAGGCGACCCCCGAGCCCGAGAAGAAGGCCACGAAGGCCGAGTAG
- a CDS encoding cytochrome c3 family protein, with protein sequence MRSKLMKIHTWLAVAASCTALLVAAAPGSAEAAKKAKPTPAKKAKPTPAKKFKTAPLPAGVEVGWSHAPFEMGECSICHANSDPKNPGPINAKPNELCLNCHEQIGEIMEQRAVKHGAALESCVGCHNPHNAKERMLLYTSPAKTCLNCHEDIGKIIKESKVQHDSVTAEKACLNCHNPHASNVENLLVQLPFDLCVNCHGKDDMKASDGKAMTNFLKLLKDNPVHHDPVAEKDCSACHKPHGSEQFRLLREDYPGKFYADYDPTNYKLCYGCHNDQIMDKPNTTTLTKFRDGDRNLHFVHVNKADRGRTCRACHEVHASKEKHQIREGVPYGKSGWVLKVNYEQTPTGGRCAKTCHTAKEYVNGVGSK encoded by the coding sequence ATGAGGTCGAAACTCATGAAGATCCACACCTGGCTCGCCGTCGCCGCCTCCTGCACCGCCCTGCTGGTGGCCGCCGCTCCCGGCAGCGCCGAAGCGGCCAAGAAGGCCAAGCCGACGCCGGCCAAGAAGGCCAAGCCGACGCCGGCCAAGAAGTTCAAGACGGCGCCCCTCCCCGCCGGGGTCGAGGTCGGCTGGTCCCACGCCCCCTTCGAGATGGGCGAGTGCAGCATCTGCCACGCCAACAGTGATCCGAAGAACCCGGGCCCGATCAACGCCAAGCCCAACGAGCTCTGCCTCAACTGCCACGAGCAGATCGGCGAGATCATGGAGCAGCGGGCGGTGAAGCACGGGGCGGCCCTGGAGTCCTGCGTGGGCTGCCACAACCCCCACAACGCCAAGGAGCGGATGCTCCTCTACACCTCCCCGGCCAAGACCTGCCTGAACTGCCACGAGGACATCGGCAAGATCATCAAGGAGTCGAAGGTGCAGCACGACTCCGTGACCGCCGAGAAGGCCTGCCTGAATTGCCACAACCCGCACGCGTCGAACGTGGAGAACCTGCTGGTGCAGCTCCCCTTCGACCTCTGCGTGAACTGCCACGGCAAGGACGACATGAAGGCCTCGGACGGCAAGGCGATGACCAACTTCCTCAAGCTCCTCAAGGACAACCCGGTCCACCACGACCCGGTCGCCGAGAAGGACTGCTCCGCCTGCCACAAGCCGCACGGCTCGGAGCAGTTCCGCCTGCTGCGAGAGGACTACCCGGGCAAGTTCTACGCCGACTACGACCCGACCAACTACAAGCTCTGCTACGGCTGTCACAACGATCAGATCATGGACAAGCCGAACACCACCACCCTGACCAAGTTCCGCGACGGTGACCGCAACCTGCACTTCGTGCACGTGAACAAGGCGGACCGCGGCCGCACCTGCCGCGCCTGCCACGAGGTGCACGCCTCGAAGGAGAAGCACCAGATCCGGGAAGGCGTCCCCTACGGCAAGAGCGGCTGGGTGCTGAAGGTCAACTACGAGCAGACCCCCACCGGCGGGCGCTGCGCCAAGACCTGCCACACGGCCAAGGAGTACGTGAACGGTGTGGGGAGCAAGTAG
- a CDS encoding MFS transporter has product MKALLRFARRTRRFRLTFTIVMALGILMATSYSPGQEAQAQDEAAAEAPAVAAEAVAEAPAAPEGEAVAPAEGEEAEAEAEAEAEAEAGAEAEAEAEAPAEGPSTEALGASAEKLLRGLSGHISPTPEAKDAELDAELKALAAGEADAKKSLRAILEKPEKAGAKIHELRRHGFVPVEKIRWDEVRKAAPPKKAAEGEEAAEDHGAPVAAWELFGIITVADKPREAEGWVPRSKVVKVTFTADQKIVDVVRPTTDELKASAIVEALLEKMRAGEVEAAWAGTSAMLKQERDAEQLKAELEGDEFLAAESIEWGESTSLEGGFKLKGTAKMKDGFEMPFYAALIETEDGLRVLDLQSTTSFFDRIRGGRGDTLDISLMIVAVALLLGFVYILFSYAKGLGGSPRELYILFFTKVTEYSAYGAAQLAFMFYLREDIGLGDIGAGTYYSVWSTVVTATTMAVGAICDAIGIKKTLLLGSFALLLSRAVMPFANDIWMATIFGFIPLGIGIAITGPVLSVGIKRFTTIEGAALGFGLFYTLMNVGWAIGAALFDVVRINMGEMGTMNFLGDTLTPWQVIFGLGFFINLPDLAAILWMRDGVEMTEAGIRFPKKQEKVASEGPRGSLLSRFMAEGKSKVMETVKIFGENFMQRVFWVFILLIAITVFARLTFFHFHITWPSYGIRYFGAGSLVGNIFGVLNPMMIVFLVPVIAYFTRKVRSYWMLLIGTIVSVGSIFFVVLPVETFAGLTDTWFGAVIYDRWLEVPVGMRDPYYLSMVIFVMTFTVGEAIWSPRLMQFTAEIAPPGREGSYISLSYLPYFGAKFIAGPMAGFLLSGYAPEFGVDGVYGNYPDHQMIWWWIGGMAALTPIGLFLLRGVYHAAEERAEKAAREAAEAEAAAEAEAVAVDESTDDTFDAVGDPKGEHDGGEKK; this is encoded by the coding sequence ATGAAAGCCCTCCTCCGCTTCGCCCGTCGGACCCGTCGTTTCCGCCTGACCTTCACGATCGTGATGGCCCTCGGGATCCTGATGGCCACCAGCTACAGCCCGGGGCAGGAAGCCCAGGCCCAGGACGAGGCCGCCGCCGAGGCGCCTGCCGTCGCCGCCGAGGCCGTCGCCGAGGCTCCCGCCGCCCCGGAGGGCGAGGCCGTCGCGCCCGCCGAGGGCGAGGAGGCCGAGGCTGAGGCGGAGGCGGAGGCGGAGGCGGAGGCTGGCGCTGAGGCCGAGGCGGAGGCGGAAGCTCCGGCGGAGGGACCGTCCACCGAGGCGCTGGGCGCCAGCGCCGAGAAGCTCCTGCGCGGGCTCTCCGGGCACATCTCCCCCACCCCCGAGGCCAAGGACGCCGAGCTCGACGCCGAGCTCAAGGCGCTGGCCGCCGGTGAGGCCGACGCCAAGAAGAGCCTGCGAGCCATCCTGGAGAAGCCCGAGAAGGCCGGCGCCAAGATCCATGAACTGCGCCGCCATGGCTTCGTGCCGGTCGAGAAGATCCGCTGGGACGAGGTCCGCAAGGCCGCGCCCCCGAAGAAGGCCGCCGAGGGTGAGGAGGCCGCCGAGGACCACGGGGCCCCGGTGGCCGCCTGGGAGCTCTTCGGCATCATCACCGTGGCCGACAAGCCCCGGGAGGCCGAGGGCTGGGTGCCGCGCTCCAAGGTCGTGAAGGTGACCTTCACCGCCGACCAGAAGATCGTGGACGTGGTCCGCCCGACCACCGACGAGCTGAAGGCCTCGGCCATCGTCGAAGCGCTCCTCGAGAAGATGCGGGCCGGTGAGGTCGAGGCCGCCTGGGCCGGGACCAGCGCGATGCTCAAGCAGGAGCGCGACGCCGAGCAGCTGAAGGCCGAGCTCGAGGGGGACGAGTTCCTCGCCGCCGAGTCCATCGAGTGGGGCGAGTCCACCAGCCTCGAGGGCGGCTTCAAGCTCAAGGGCACGGCGAAGATGAAGGACGGCTTCGAGATGCCCTTCTACGCCGCCCTCATCGAGACCGAGGACGGCCTGAGGGTCCTCGACCTCCAGTCGACCACGAGCTTCTTCGACCGGATCCGCGGCGGCCGGGGCGACACCCTCGACATCTCCTTGATGATCGTGGCCGTCGCCCTGCTCCTGGGCTTCGTCTACATCCTCTTCTCCTACGCCAAGGGCCTGGGTGGCTCGCCCCGCGAGCTCTACATCCTCTTCTTCACCAAGGTCACCGAGTACAGCGCCTACGGCGCGGCCCAGCTGGCCTTCATGTTCTACCTCCGGGAGGACATCGGGCTGGGCGACATCGGGGCCGGCACCTACTACTCGGTCTGGTCCACCGTGGTGACCGCCACCACCATGGCGGTGGGCGCCATCTGCGACGCCATCGGCATCAAGAAGACCCTGCTGCTGGGCAGCTTCGCCCTGCTCCTCTCCCGCGCCGTGATGCCCTTCGCCAACGACATCTGGATGGCGACCATCTTCGGCTTCATCCCCCTGGGCATCGGCATCGCCATCACCGGCCCGGTGCTCTCGGTGGGCATCAAGCGCTTCACCACCATCGAGGGCGCGGCCCTGGGCTTCGGCCTCTTCTACACCCTGATGAACGTCGGCTGGGCCATCGGCGCCGCGCTCTTCGACGTCGTGCGCATCAACATGGGTGAGATGGGCACGATGAACTTCCTGGGGGACACCCTGACCCCCTGGCAGGTGATCTTCGGCCTCGGCTTCTTCATCAACCTCCCCGACCTGGCCGCCATCCTCTGGATGCGCGACGGCGTGGAGATGACCGAGGCCGGCATCCGCTTCCCCAAGAAGCAGGAGAAGGTCGCCAGCGAGGGTCCACGGGGCAGCCTGCTCTCCCGCTTCATGGCCGAGGGCAAGTCCAAGGTCATGGAGACCGTGAAGATCTTCGGTGAGAACTTCATGCAGCGGGTCTTCTGGGTCTTCATCCTGCTCATCGCCATCACGGTCTTCGCGCGGCTGACCTTCTTCCACTTCCACATCACCTGGCCCTCCTACGGCATCCGCTACTTCGGCGCGGGCTCCCTGGTCGGGAACATCTTCGGCGTGCTCAACCCGATGATGATCGTCTTCCTGGTGCCGGTGATCGCCTACTTCACCCGGAAGGTGCGCTCCTACTGGATGCTGCTGATCGGCACGATCGTCTCGGTCGGCTCGATCTTCTTCGTGGTCCTGCCGGTGGAGACCTTCGCGGGCCTCACCGACACCTGGTTCGGCGCGGTGATCTACGATCGCTGGCTCGAGGTCCCGGTGGGGATGCGCGATCCCTACTACCTCTCGATGGTCATCTTCGTGATGACCTTCACCGTGGGCGAGGCCATCTGGTCGCCGCGGCTGATGCAGTTCACCGCGGAGATCGCGCCCCCGGGGCGGGAGGGCTCCTACATCTCGCTCTCCTACCTGCCCTACTTCGGCGCGAAGTTCATCGCGGGCCCGATGGCGGGCTTCCTCCTCTCCGGCTACGCGCCCGAGTTCGGCGTCGATGGGGTCTACGGGAACTACCCCGATCACCAGATGATCTGGTGGTGGATCGGCGGCATGGCCGCCCTCACCCCGATCGGCCTCTTCCTCCTGCGCGGCGTCTACCACGCCGCCGAGGAGCGGGCCGAGAAGGCCGCCAGGGAGGCCGCCGAGGCCGAGGCCGCCGCGGAGGCGGAGGCGGTGGCGGTGGACGAGTCCACCGACGACACCTTCGATGCCGTGGGCGACCCGAAGGGCGAGCACGACGGGGGCGAGAAGAAGTAA
- a CDS encoding GDCCVxC domain-containing (seleno)protein, translating into MIGVNMITMSACASVQLHSVLTCPECGHQSREEMPTDACRFFHDCAGCGALLKALPGDCCVFCSYGDTPCPPVQEEGKGACCSR; encoded by the coding sequence ATGATCGGGGTAAACATGATCACGATGTCGGCCTGCGCCAGTGTCCAGCTCCACAGCGTGCTCACCTGCCCCGAGTGCGGGCACCAGAGCCGCGAGGAGATGCCCACCGACGCCTGCCGCTTCTTCCACGACTGCGCGGGCTGCGGGGCCCTCCTCAAGGCCCTCCCGGGCGACTGCTGCGTCTTCTGCTCCTACGGCGACACCCCCTGTCCGCCGGTCCAGGAGGAGGGGAAGGGCGCCTGCTGCAGCCGCTGA
- a CDS encoding DNA repair exonuclease — MDLRLLLLADTHLGLDAPRRPRVERPRRGPDFFANYRSALAPARRGEVDLVVHGGDLFFRSKIPPSLTRLAFEPLFEVADAGVPVFVVPGNHERGAIPHPLLALHPGVTIFDRPATHTLEVRGRRVALVGFPFARAIRARFPGLLAATGWRDVEADLRLLCLHQAVEGARVGPVDYTFRGGEEVLPGRAIPRGFAAVLCGHIHRHQILRRDLAGRPLAAPVLYPGSIERTAFAEAAETKGYLLLELDEGGLRRQRFVPLPARPMVEGRLSLEGERETVEARLRELLGALPPRALCRLVPEGALTPTLAGLLSAASLRALAPPGASVELRPPGASPQRKRRASRPRVVV, encoded by the coding sequence ATGGACCTGCGCCTCCTCCTCCTCGCCGACACCCACCTGGGCCTCGACGCGCCCCGGCGCCCGCGGGTGGAGAGGCCCCGCCGGGGCCCCGACTTCTTCGCCAACTACCGGTCGGCGCTGGCGCCCGCCCGGCGAGGAGAGGTCGATCTGGTGGTCCACGGGGGCGATCTCTTCTTCCGCTCGAAGATCCCCCCCTCGCTGACCCGGTTGGCCTTCGAGCCCCTCTTCGAGGTCGCCGACGCCGGGGTGCCGGTCTTCGTGGTGCCGGGGAACCACGAGCGTGGGGCCATTCCCCACCCCCTGCTGGCCCTGCACCCCGGCGTCACGATCTTCGACCGGCCGGCCACCCACACCCTGGAGGTTCGGGGCCGGCGGGTGGCGCTGGTGGGCTTCCCCTTCGCCCGGGCGATCCGCGCTCGCTTCCCCGGGCTCCTCGCCGCCACCGGCTGGCGGGACGTGGAGGCCGACCTCCGCCTCCTCTGCCTCCACCAGGCCGTCGAGGGCGCGCGGGTGGGGCCGGTGGACTACACCTTCCGCGGCGGGGAGGAGGTCCTGCCGGGCCGGGCGATCCCCCGGGGCTTCGCCGCGGTGCTCTGCGGGCACATCCACCGCCACCAGATCCTGCGCCGTGATCTCGCGGGCCGACCCCTCGCCGCGCCGGTGCTCTACCCGGGCAGCATCGAGCGCACCGCCTTCGCCGAGGCCGCCGAGACCAAGGGCTACCTCCTCCTCGAGCTCGATGAGGGCGGCCTCCGGCGCCAGCGCTTCGTCCCCCTGCCGGCGCGTCCGATGGTGGAGGGGCGGCTCTCGCTCGAGGGAGAGCGCGAGACCGTCGAGGCCCGCCTCCGGGAGCTGCTCGGGGCGCTGCCGCCGCGGGCGCTCTGCCGCCTCGTCCCGGAGGGCGCCCTCACACCGACCCTGGCCGGGCTGCTCTCGGCGGCCTCCCTGCGGGCGCTGGCCCCCCCGGGGGCCAGCGTCGAGCTGCGTCCGCCCGGGGCGAGCCCTCAGAGGAAGAGGCGCGCGAGCAGGCCCAGGGTGGTGGTGTAG
- a CDS encoding CBS domain-containing protein — MTALETVGQHMDTHVPTLSPTQPILEAIRFLVRHRVTGAPVVDSEGKLLGILSERDCLGIFTAEGGGLGTNATVSDFMTTEVVTVTPEMKIGYVAGLFLRHSFRRLIVLENEKVVGAITRFDILRYTAYCLPG; from the coding sequence ATGACCGCGCTCGAGACCGTGGGTCAGCACATGGACACCCATGTGCCGACGCTCTCTCCGACCCAGCCCATCCTGGAGGCGATCCGCTTCCTGGTGCGCCACCGGGTGACCGGCGCGCCGGTGGTGGACTCCGAGGGCAAGCTCCTCGGGATCCTCAGCGAGAGGGACTGCCTGGGTATCTTCACGGCGGAGGGGGGGGGCCTGGGCACCAACGCCACGGTCTCCGACTTCATGACCACCGAGGTCGTGACCGTCACCCCGGAGATGAAGATCGGCTACGTCGCGGGCCTCTTCCTGCGGCACAGCTTCCGGCGCCTGATCGTCCTGGAGAACGAGAAGGTGGTCGGCGCCATCACCCGCTTCGACATCCTGCGCTACACGGCCTACTGTCTCCCGGGTTGA
- a CDS encoding TlpA disulfide reductase family protein translates to MSRLASLKQRHAELRDRRWYRWGTDLLLVAVAIVLISAWQTRGHVRDVPLPELTLQTLDGEPLALGSLEGKPTLLAFWAPWCGVCRAESPNISWVQELAGEKANVLSVVVSYGELAEVRGYVAAQEVDYPVLLAGDALAAELKVASYPTVYFLDREGKVKGSAVGYTTTLGLLARLFL, encoded by the coding sequence ATGAGCCGCCTCGCATCCTTGAAACAGCGCCACGCCGAGCTGCGGGATCGCCGCTGGTACCGGTGGGGGACCGACCTCCTCCTCGTCGCGGTGGCCATCGTGCTGATCTCCGCCTGGCAGACCCGCGGCCACGTCCGGGACGTGCCCCTGCCCGAGCTCACCCTCCAGACCCTGGACGGCGAGCCCCTCGCCCTGGGCTCCCTGGAGGGCAAGCCCACCCTCCTCGCGTTCTGGGCCCCCTGGTGCGGGGTCTGCCGGGCCGAGTCCCCGAACATCTCCTGGGTGCAGGAGCTGGCCGGCGAGAAGGCCAACGTCCTCTCGGTGGTGGTCTCCTACGGCGAGCTCGCCGAGGTCCGCGGCTACGTGGCCGCGCAGGAGGTCGACTATCCGGTCCTCCTGGCCGGCGACGCCCTCGCCGCCGAGCTGAAGGTCGCCTCCTACCCGACGGTCTACTTCCTGGACCGGGAGGGCAAGGTGAAGGGCTCGGCGGTGGGCTACACCACCACCCTGGGCCTGCTCGCGCGCCTCTTCCTCTGA